From Candidatus Manganitrophus morganii, the proteins below share one genomic window:
- the cls gene encoding cardiolipin synthase, whose translation MQKLSTFLKSRPRAWISGNKVQILKDGSEIFPEMLKAIKEAEETIHLETYIFRSDRVGWRFAEALSEKAREGVYVQLIYDSLGSLTTDPALFRFMEEAGVELFEYHPIAPWKWGWNLKWNLKRRDHRKILVVDGRCGFVGGINIGEEYADPAEGGGGWRDTHLKLEGPAVLKLQQIFLTTWFKNKKRRLKPDTTYYPEVSSSGRLGVSIVASNGLRGRNQIKKAYLRAILRARKRVCITNSYFVPPHWFLTALKKACRRGVEVMILVPKRSDVRIIDYATRALYSRLLKWGVRIFEWEGPVLHAKTAVVDGRWSTIGSSNIDQLSFFYNLEVNVVVLGATFGDKMEGMFWDDLKCSREIRATEWTRRNWLQRLLENTFYYIVGWI comes from the coding sequence ATGCAGAAATTATCCACCTTCCTCAAATCGAGACCCCGCGCCTGGATTTCCGGGAACAAAGTTCAGATTCTCAAAGACGGTTCCGAAATCTTTCCGGAGATGCTCAAAGCAATCAAAGAGGCCGAGGAAACGATCCATCTGGAGACCTACATCTTCCGGAGCGATCGTGTCGGATGGCGATTTGCGGAAGCCCTTTCCGAAAAAGCACGAGAAGGGGTCTACGTCCAACTTATTTATGACTCTCTCGGCTCACTGACCACCGACCCAGCGCTCTTCCGTTTTATGGAAGAGGCGGGAGTGGAACTCTTCGAGTATCACCCGATTGCTCCATGGAAATGGGGGTGGAACCTAAAGTGGAACTTGAAGCGGCGCGATCATCGAAAAATCTTGGTGGTGGACGGCCGCTGCGGTTTCGTCGGGGGGATCAACATCGGAGAAGAATACGCCGATCCTGCGGAAGGGGGCGGAGGGTGGCGCGACACCCATTTGAAGCTGGAAGGGCCGGCGGTTTTAAAACTCCAACAGATCTTTCTCACGACCTGGTTTAAGAACAAAAAAAGGCGCCTGAAACCCGATACAACTTACTATCCGGAAGTCTCTTCCTCGGGGAGGCTGGGGGTATCGATTGTTGCATCGAACGGTCTTCGAGGCCGAAATCAGATCAAGAAGGCCTATCTCAGGGCGATCCTTCGCGCCAGAAAAAGAGTCTGCATCACCAACTCTTACTTCGTCCCCCCGCATTGGTTTTTGACCGCTCTGAAGAAAGCCTGTCGAAGGGGGGTCGAGGTGATGATCCTCGTCCCCAAGCGGTCCGATGTCCGGATCATCGATTATGCCACCCGCGCCCTCTATAGCCGGCTTCTGAAATGGGGGGTCCGTATTTTTGAGTGGGAAGGACCGGTCTTGCACGCCAAGACGGCGGTCGTCGACGGGCGATGGAGCACCATCGGTTCGTCCAACATCGATCAGCTCAGCTTCTTCTACAATCTTGAAGTGAACGTGGTGGTACTCGGCGCTACTTTTGGCGACAAAATGGAGGGGATGTTTTGGGACGATTTGAAGTGCTCGCGTGAGATCCGCGCCACGGAATGGACCCGCCGGAATTGGCTCCAGCGTCTCTTGGAGAATACGTTTTATTATATCGTCGGATGGATCTGA
- a CDS encoding GAF and ANTAR domain-containing protein: MPTRTQKTVSTKKGSATKGALEQKTRELGVLHRITEQISSNLELEVVLKEIVEMVVEITQADACLLYLLDETQKELTLRASKNPHPKLIGRIRLELGEGITGWVAKEKKMVAIAKDASEDPRFALFHNLPEDRYHAFLSVPVISKGEIIGVINVQHKKPHYHSDGEIALLTTIGHQVGSAIENARLYEEMKRKAMQIDTLSRMSTMIASNRYLEEILNLIVTMTAGMMNSKICSIMFLDEQKGELKIVATQSLSEEYRQKANVKIGESVSGRVVKERRPITVLDVTGDPHFRFPELAKKEGLFSLLSVPMMIKDRVIGVINSYTSKEHHFTPEEINILQTVANQAAVAIENTTLVQQSSAMQEALETRKAVERAKGILMKQGKISEEESFRLIQRQSMNTRKTMREIAEAIILASEIKKG; this comes from the coding sequence ATGCCGACACGCACGCAGAAAACCGTTTCGACGAAAAAAGGGTCCGCGACGAAAGGGGCCCTGGAGCAAAAGACACGAGAGCTCGGGGTGCTTCATCGCATCACGGAGCAGATCAGCTCAAACCTGGAGCTCGAGGTCGTCCTTAAGGAAATCGTCGAAATGGTCGTCGAAATCACGCAGGCCGACGCCTGCCTTCTTTATCTCCTCGATGAAACCCAAAAGGAGCTGACCCTTCGCGCATCCAAAAATCCCCATCCGAAGCTGATCGGCCGGATCCGCTTGGAACTGGGGGAGGGGATCACCGGCTGGGTGGCCAAAGAAAAAAAGATGGTCGCCATCGCCAAAGACGCGTCGGAGGATCCTCGTTTTGCGCTGTTCCATAATCTCCCCGAAGATCGCTACCACGCCTTCCTCTCGGTGCCGGTGATCAGCAAAGGGGAGATCATCGGCGTGATCAACGTTCAACACAAAAAGCCTCACTATCATTCGGACGGGGAGATCGCCCTGTTGACCACGATCGGTCATCAGGTCGGCAGCGCGATCGAAAACGCGCGGCTCTATGAAGAGATGAAAAGGAAGGCGATGCAGATCGATACCCTCTCCCGGATGAGCACGATGATCGCCTCCAATCGATACCTTGAAGAGATTCTCAATTTGATCGTGACGATGACCGCGGGGATGATGAATTCGAAGATCTGCTCGATCATGTTCCTCGACGAGCAGAAAGGGGAGTTGAAGATCGTTGCGACGCAAAGCCTGAGCGAAGAGTATCGGCAAAAAGCGAACGTGAAGATCGGGGAGAGCGTCTCCGGCCGGGTGGTGAAGGAGCGCCGGCCGATCACGGTTCTCGATGTCACGGGCGATCCTCACTTCCGATTTCCGGAGTTGGCGAAAAAAGAAGGGCTTTTCTCTCTCCTGTCGGTCCCGATGATGATCAAAGATCGGGTGATCGGGGTGATCAACAGCTACACCTCCAAAGAGCACCACTTTACCCCGGAGGAGATCAACATCCTCCAGACGGTGGCCAATCAGGCGGCGGTCGCCATCGAGAATACGACCCTCGTCCAGCAGTCGTCCGCCATGCAAGAGGCGCTGGAGACCCGCAAAGCGGTGGAACGAGCGAAGGGGATCTTGATGAAGCAGGGAAAGATCTCGGAGGAGGAATCGTTCCGGCTGATTCAACGTCAAAGCATGAACACCCGGAAGACGATGCGGGAAATCGCCGAGGCGATTATCTTAGCATCAGAGATCAAGAAGGGATAA
- a CDS encoding NAD(P)-dependent oxidoreductase produces MKIAFLGLGIMGSRMAERLIRAGFELTVWNRTPGKAEGLKKMGAKEATSPKEAAAEADTAITMLADPASVEQVVLKGGLLEGLKKGSLYIDMTTVSPETSKKLGAACAERGVAFLDAPMTGSKPAAAAGELLLMVGGDATVLERARPVLQPMSKKIVHMGAIGQGSLMKLVNNLSMAGAMATFFEGFTLGKRGGLSGEAILEVLTSGALASPLLRLKGEAVLKENFEPLFSLKHMAKDVHLAVEESERKEFEAPISRLLDGLFQEAQRRNFGEEDYAALIKVFGVTGEKK; encoded by the coding sequence ATGAAGATTGCATTTCTGGGATTGGGGATCATGGGGAGCCGGATGGCCGAGCGTCTGATTCGTGCCGGGTTCGAACTGACCGTCTGGAACCGAACACCGGGAAAGGCCGAAGGGCTGAAAAAGATGGGCGCCAAAGAGGCGACCTCACCGAAAGAAGCGGCAGCCGAGGCCGACACGGCGATCACCATGCTGGCTGATCCGGCTTCTGTTGAACAGGTGGTCCTCAAAGGGGGCCTGCTGGAGGGATTGAAGAAAGGGAGCCTCTACATCGATATGACGACCGTCTCCCCGGAAACCTCCAAAAAGCTCGGCGCCGCATGCGCCGAGCGGGGCGTCGCCTTTCTCGACGCGCCGATGACCGGGAGCAAACCGGCGGCCGCCGCCGGCGAGCTCCTCCTGATGGTCGGAGGAGACGCAACGGTCCTGGAACGGGCCCGGCCGGTCCTGCAGCCGATGTCGAAAAAGATCGTTCATATGGGAGCGATCGGGCAAGGATCGTTGATGAAGCTGGTCAACAATTTGTCGATGGCCGGGGCGATGGCGACCTTCTTCGAAGGATTTACCCTGGGAAAACGGGGCGGCCTCTCCGGAGAAGCGATCCTGGAGGTCTTGACCTCCGGCGCGCTCGCTTCTCCCTTATTGCGACTGAAAGGAGAAGCGGTCCTGAAGGAAAACTTCGAGCCGCTCTTTTCGTTGAAGCACATGGCCAAGGATGTTCACCTGGCGGTGGAAGAATCGGAACGAAAGGAATTCGAGGCGCCCATCTCGCGCCTCCTGGACGGTCTCTTTCAAGAAGCGCAGCGGAGGAATTTCGGAGAAGAAGACTACGCCGCGCTGATCAAGGTGTTCGGCGTGACCGGAGAGAAGAAGTGA
- a CDS encoding glutathione-dependent formaldehyde dehydrogenase, translated as MKAVVFHGVGDIRYEEVPDPRIEKPNDAVVRIVASAICGTDLHMIRGTMPGMKPGTILGHEGVGIIEELGPDVRNFSVGDRVIIPSTISCGYCSYCRDGYTSQCDNANPNGPLAGTAFFGGPAQTGPINGLQAERARIPFANSTLVLAPEGLTDDEAILLSDIFPTGYFGARLAEIGPGDAVAVFGCGPVGQFAIASANLHDAGMVFAIDTIPSRLEMARAQGAIPIDYNQEDPVQAIRRLTGGIGVDRAIDAVGVDASRPHQGPAAEQLKQREQQFRQERQEIAQQTQPQGDNWHPGDAPSIASVWAVDALAKAGTLSIIGVYPESDRFFPIGKAMNKNLTLNMGNCNHRKYIPILIEMIMTGVIDPTEVLTQHESFDAALDAYKAFDKREPGWIKVKLEPAEVAS; from the coding sequence ATGAAAGCGGTTGTGTTTCACGGTGTGGGTGATATTCGATACGAAGAGGTTCCCGATCCGCGGATTGAGAAGCCGAACGATGCCGTCGTCCGTATTGTCGCAAGCGCCATCTGCGGGACCGACCTTCATATGATCCGGGGGACGATGCCGGGGATGAAACCGGGAACGATCTTGGGACATGAAGGGGTTGGAATCATCGAGGAGCTGGGACCCGATGTCCGCAATTTCAGCGTCGGCGACCGGGTCATTATCCCCTCCACGATCTCTTGCGGCTACTGTTCCTACTGTCGGGACGGATATACCTCTCAGTGCGACAACGCCAATCCCAACGGCCCGCTGGCCGGAACCGCTTTCTTCGGCGGTCCCGCGCAGACCGGCCCGATCAACGGGCTCCAGGCGGAACGGGCCCGCATTCCCTTCGCCAATTCGACGCTGGTTCTCGCGCCGGAAGGGCTGACCGATGATGAAGCGATTCTACTTTCGGACATCTTCCCGACCGGCTACTTCGGCGCCCGGCTGGCGGAGATCGGTCCGGGAGATGCGGTCGCCGTTTTCGGCTGCGGTCCGGTCGGACAGTTCGCCATTGCGAGCGCCAATCTCCACGATGCGGGGATGGTTTTCGCCATCGACACGATTCCCTCCCGTCTGGAGATGGCGCGGGCGCAAGGTGCGATTCCGATCGATTACAATCAGGAAGATCCGGTCCAAGCGATTCGGAGGCTCACCGGCGGAATCGGAGTGGACCGCGCCATCGATGCCGTCGGCGTCGACGCCTCCCGGCCGCATCAGGGACCGGCGGCGGAGCAACTCAAACAGAGGGAGCAGCAATTCCGGCAGGAGCGCCAGGAGATCGCGCAGCAGACGCAGCCGCAGGGAGACAACTGGCATCCGGGCGACGCGCCTTCGATCGCTTCGGTCTGGGCGGTCGACGCGCTGGCGAAGGCGGGAACCCTTTCGATCATCGGCGTCTATCCGGAGAGCGATCGATTTTTCCCGATCGGGAAGGCGATGAACAAGAACCTGACCCTCAACATGGGGAATTGCAACCATCGAAAGTATATCCCCATATTGATCGAGATGATTATGACCGGCGTGATCGATCCGACCGAAGTCCTCACACAGCATGAATCGTTCGATGCGGCGCTCGATGCCTACAAAGCCTTCGATAAACGGGAGCCCGGTTGGATCAAGGTAAAGCTGGAACCGGCGGAGGTCGCGTCATAA